One genomic window of Monodelphis domestica isolate mMonDom1 chromosome 1, mMonDom1.pri, whole genome shotgun sequence includes the following:
- the FPGS gene encoding folylpolyglutamate synthase, mitochondrial isoform X4 produces MKGSRESSGEILEDAVRALNTLQTNASYLEQAKQERGDLQVQLETMKHYLSRSGLQLEDLDQLKIIHVTGTKGKGSTCAFTERILRGYGLKTGFYSSPHLVQVRERIRINGEPISPELFTKYFWRLYNQLEETKDGSCSSMPPYFRFLTILAFHVFLQEKVDLAVVEVGIGGAYDCTNIIRKPVVCGISSLGIDHTNILGDTIEKIAWQKGGIFKPGVPAFTVSQPDSPLEVLKECAQQLPCPLYLCPPLDAFEEEEQPLHLGLAGDHQRSNAALALQLARCWLQQQGHKGIGELKTVSLTSRRALPLAPVFYPTRPMKQGLQDTEWLGRTQTLRRGALTWYLDGAHTTNSIQAGVRWFRRAVLNQEKPNNGPEVRVLLFNATGERDTAALLKLLQPCQFDYAVFCPNLTEISPVGNADQQNFTVTLDHMLTRCLENQKHWNRLAEEKAGLDPWLAQTSESSSGPLHGPLLLVPPAPRPLNTSSLVFSCISHALQWISQGRDPHFQPSSLPRGLHSHPVASTGAVLLKEASSIQVLVTGSLHLVGGVLKLLDPSLSQ; encoded by the exons ATGAAGGGCTCCAGGGAATCCAGTGGTGAGATCCTGGAG GATGCTGTGCGAGCCCTCAACACCCTTCAAACCAACGCTAGCTATCTTGAACAGGCCAAGCAAGAACGAGGAGACCTACAAGTCCAGCTAGAAACCATGAAGCATTATTTAAGCCGAAGTGGGCTGCAG CTAGAGGACTTGGATCAACTGAAGATCATCCATGTAACAGGGACTAAAGGGAAG GGATCCACTTGTGCCTTCACGGAACGCATTCTCCGTGGCTATGGTCTGAAAACTGGATTCTACAG CTCTCCTCACCTGGTGCAGGTTCGGGAGCGAATCCGTATTAATGGTGAACCCATCAGCCCTGAGCTCTTCACCAAATATTTCTGGCGGCTCTACAATCAGCTTGAGGAGACTAAG GATGGCAGTTGTTCCAGCATGCCCCCTTACTTCCGCTTCCTTACCATCCTGGCTTTCCACGTGTTCCTCCAAGAAAAG GTGGACCTAGCAGTGGTGGAAGTGGGCATCGGTGGTGCTTATGACTGTACCAACATTATCAG GAAGCCAGTGGTCTGTGGTATATCATCTCTGGGCATAGACCATACCAACATCCTGGGTGACACTATTGAGAAGATTGCATGGCAAAAAGGGGGCATTTTTAAG CCTGGAGTTCCAGCTTTCACTGTGTCCCAGCCAGACTCCCCCCTGGAGGTACTGAAGGAGTGTGCTCAACAGCTCCCG TGTCCGCTATACCTGTGTCCCCCACTGGATGCCTTTGAGGAAGAAGAGCAGCCGCTGCACCTGGGTTTGGCAGGTGATCACCAGCGGAGCAACGCTGCTCTGGCTCTGCAGCTGGCACGATGCTGGCTCCAACAACAGGGCCACAAGG GTATTGGGGAGCTGAAGACAGTCAGTCTGACCTCTCGGAGAGCCCTGCCCCTGGCTCCTGTGTTCTATCCCACCCGACCCATGAAGCAAG GACTGCAGGACACAGAATGGCTAGGCCGGACACAGACGCTGAGACGAGGGGCCCTCACATGGTACCTGGATGGGGCACACACCACCAACAGTATTCAGGCAGGGGTGCGGTGGTTCCGCCGGGCAGTGCTCAACCAAGAGAAGCCTAACAA TGGCCCCGAGGTTCGAGTTTTGCTCTTCAATGCCACAGGAGAACGAGACACAGCAGCTCTGCTGAAGCTGCTGCAG CCTTGCCAGTTTGACTATGCAGTCTTCTGCCCCAACCTGACTGAGATATCTCCTGTAGGGAATGCAG ACCAGCAGAACTTTACAGTCACCCTGGACCACATGCTGACACGATGTTTAGAGAACCAGAAACACTGGAACCGACTGGCAGAGGAGAAGGCAGGCCTAGATCCCTGGCTGGCCCAGACCTCCGAATCGAGCAGCGGCCCCCTGCACGGACCTCTCCTCCTGGTGCCTCCAGCTCCCCGACCCCTCAACACCAGCTCCCTGGTCTTCAGCTGCATCTCCCATGCCCTGCAGTGGATCAGCCAGGGCAGGGATCCCCACTTCCAGCCCTCCAGCCTTCCCCGGGGGCTTCACTCCCACCCTGTGGCCAGCACTGGGGCTGTCCTCCTCAAGGAAGCCTCCTCCATCCAGGTGCTGGTCACAGGCAGCCTTCACCTGGTGGGCGGTGTCTTAAAGCTCCTGGATCCCTCCTTGTCCCAGTGA
- the FPGS gene encoding folylpolyglutamate synthase, mitochondrial isoform X1 yields the protein MSWARCRALHAALRLAAELPLQGGLTPRRGLSARPVPQEPGMEYQDAVRALNTLQTNASYLEQAKQERGDLQVQLETMKHYLSRSGLQLEDLDQLKIIHVTGTKGKGSTCAFTERILRGYGLKTGFYSSPHLVQVRERIRINGEPISPELFTKYFWRLYNQLEETKDGSCSSMPPYFRFLTILAFHVFLQEKVDLAVVEVGIGGAYDCTNIIRKPVVCGISSLGIDHTNILGDTIEKIAWQKGGIFKPGVPAFTVSQPDSPLEVLKECAQQLPCPLYLCPPLDAFEEEEQPLHLGLAGDHQRSNAALALQLARCWLQQQGHKGIGELKTVSLTSRRALPLAPVFYPTRPMKQGLQDTEWLGRTQTLRRGALTWYLDGAHTTNSIQAGVRWFRRAVLNQEKPNNGPEVRVLLFNATGERDTAALLKLLQPCQFDYAVFCPNLTEISPVGNADQQNFTVTLDHMLTRCLENQKHWNRLAEEKAGLDPWLAQTSESSSGPLHGPLLLVPPAPRPLNTSSLVFSCISHALQWISQGRDPHFQPSSLPRGLHSHPVASTGAVLLKEASSIQVLVTGSLHLVGGVLKLLDPSLSQ from the exons ATGTCTTGGGCCCGTTGCCGGGCACTGCACGCGGCCCTGCGGCTCGCAGCGGAGCTTCCGCTCCAGGGCGGTCTGACACCCAGGCGGGGGCTAAGTGCGCGACCGGTGCCGCAGGAGCCCGGGATGGAGTACCAG GATGCTGTGCGAGCCCTCAACACCCTTCAAACCAACGCTAGCTATCTTGAACAGGCCAAGCAAGAACGAGGAGACCTACAAGTCCAGCTAGAAACCATGAAGCATTATTTAAGCCGAAGTGGGCTGCAG CTAGAGGACTTGGATCAACTGAAGATCATCCATGTAACAGGGACTAAAGGGAAG GGATCCACTTGTGCCTTCACGGAACGCATTCTCCGTGGCTATGGTCTGAAAACTGGATTCTACAG CTCTCCTCACCTGGTGCAGGTTCGGGAGCGAATCCGTATTAATGGTGAACCCATCAGCCCTGAGCTCTTCACCAAATATTTCTGGCGGCTCTACAATCAGCTTGAGGAGACTAAG GATGGCAGTTGTTCCAGCATGCCCCCTTACTTCCGCTTCCTTACCATCCTGGCTTTCCACGTGTTCCTCCAAGAAAAG GTGGACCTAGCAGTGGTGGAAGTGGGCATCGGTGGTGCTTATGACTGTACCAACATTATCAG GAAGCCAGTGGTCTGTGGTATATCATCTCTGGGCATAGACCATACCAACATCCTGGGTGACACTATTGAGAAGATTGCATGGCAAAAAGGGGGCATTTTTAAG CCTGGAGTTCCAGCTTTCACTGTGTCCCAGCCAGACTCCCCCCTGGAGGTACTGAAGGAGTGTGCTCAACAGCTCCCG TGTCCGCTATACCTGTGTCCCCCACTGGATGCCTTTGAGGAAGAAGAGCAGCCGCTGCACCTGGGTTTGGCAGGTGATCACCAGCGGAGCAACGCTGCTCTGGCTCTGCAGCTGGCACGATGCTGGCTCCAACAACAGGGCCACAAGG GTATTGGGGAGCTGAAGACAGTCAGTCTGACCTCTCGGAGAGCCCTGCCCCTGGCTCCTGTGTTCTATCCCACCCGACCCATGAAGCAAG GACTGCAGGACACAGAATGGCTAGGCCGGACACAGACGCTGAGACGAGGGGCCCTCACATGGTACCTGGATGGGGCACACACCACCAACAGTATTCAGGCAGGGGTGCGGTGGTTCCGCCGGGCAGTGCTCAACCAAGAGAAGCCTAACAA TGGCCCCGAGGTTCGAGTTTTGCTCTTCAATGCCACAGGAGAACGAGACACAGCAGCTCTGCTGAAGCTGCTGCAG CCTTGCCAGTTTGACTATGCAGTCTTCTGCCCCAACCTGACTGAGATATCTCCTGTAGGGAATGCAG ACCAGCAGAACTTTACAGTCACCCTGGACCACATGCTGACACGATGTTTAGAGAACCAGAAACACTGGAACCGACTGGCAGAGGAGAAGGCAGGCCTAGATCCCTGGCTGGCCCAGACCTCCGAATCGAGCAGCGGCCCCCTGCACGGACCTCTCCTCCTGGTGCCTCCAGCTCCCCGACCCCTCAACACCAGCTCCCTGGTCTTCAGCTGCATCTCCCATGCCCTGCAGTGGATCAGCCAGGGCAGGGATCCCCACTTCCAGCCCTCCAGCCTTCCCCGGGGGCTTCACTCCCACCCTGTGGCCAGCACTGGGGCTGTCCTCCTCAAGGAAGCCTCCTCCATCCAGGTGCTGGTCACAGGCAGCCTTCACCTGGTGGGCGGTGTCTTAAAGCTCCTGGATCCCTCCTTGTCCCAGTGA
- the FPGS gene encoding folylpolyglutamate synthase, mitochondrial isoform X3, translating to MRLTGLGGHVGAGGGSGHAASATLDAVRALNTLQTNASYLEQAKQERGDLQVQLETMKHYLSRSGLQLEDLDQLKIIHVTGTKGKGSTCAFTERILRGYGLKTGFYSSPHLVQVRERIRINGEPISPELFTKYFWRLYNQLEETKDGSCSSMPPYFRFLTILAFHVFLQEKVDLAVVEVGIGGAYDCTNIIRKPVVCGISSLGIDHTNILGDTIEKIAWQKGGIFKPGVPAFTVSQPDSPLEVLKECAQQLPCPLYLCPPLDAFEEEEQPLHLGLAGDHQRSNAALALQLARCWLQQQGHKGIGELKTVSLTSRRALPLAPVFYPTRPMKQGLQDTEWLGRTQTLRRGALTWYLDGAHTTNSIQAGVRWFRRAVLNQEKPNNGPEVRVLLFNATGERDTAALLKLLQPCQFDYAVFCPNLTEISPVGNADQQNFTVTLDHMLTRCLENQKHWNRLAEEKAGLDPWLAQTSESSSGPLHGPLLLVPPAPRPLNTSSLVFSCISHALQWISQGRDPHFQPSSLPRGLHSHPVASTGAVLLKEASSIQVLVTGSLHLVGGVLKLLDPSLSQ from the exons ATGCGCCTGACCGGGCTGGGTGGACACGTGGGCGCCGGCGGTGGCTCGGGCCACGCAGCATCAGCTACCCTG GATGCTGTGCGAGCCCTCAACACCCTTCAAACCAACGCTAGCTATCTTGAACAGGCCAAGCAAGAACGAGGAGACCTACAAGTCCAGCTAGAAACCATGAAGCATTATTTAAGCCGAAGTGGGCTGCAG CTAGAGGACTTGGATCAACTGAAGATCATCCATGTAACAGGGACTAAAGGGAAG GGATCCACTTGTGCCTTCACGGAACGCATTCTCCGTGGCTATGGTCTGAAAACTGGATTCTACAG CTCTCCTCACCTGGTGCAGGTTCGGGAGCGAATCCGTATTAATGGTGAACCCATCAGCCCTGAGCTCTTCACCAAATATTTCTGGCGGCTCTACAATCAGCTTGAGGAGACTAAG GATGGCAGTTGTTCCAGCATGCCCCCTTACTTCCGCTTCCTTACCATCCTGGCTTTCCACGTGTTCCTCCAAGAAAAG GTGGACCTAGCAGTGGTGGAAGTGGGCATCGGTGGTGCTTATGACTGTACCAACATTATCAG GAAGCCAGTGGTCTGTGGTATATCATCTCTGGGCATAGACCATACCAACATCCTGGGTGACACTATTGAGAAGATTGCATGGCAAAAAGGGGGCATTTTTAAG CCTGGAGTTCCAGCTTTCACTGTGTCCCAGCCAGACTCCCCCCTGGAGGTACTGAAGGAGTGTGCTCAACAGCTCCCG TGTCCGCTATACCTGTGTCCCCCACTGGATGCCTTTGAGGAAGAAGAGCAGCCGCTGCACCTGGGTTTGGCAGGTGATCACCAGCGGAGCAACGCTGCTCTGGCTCTGCAGCTGGCACGATGCTGGCTCCAACAACAGGGCCACAAGG GTATTGGGGAGCTGAAGACAGTCAGTCTGACCTCTCGGAGAGCCCTGCCCCTGGCTCCTGTGTTCTATCCCACCCGACCCATGAAGCAAG GACTGCAGGACACAGAATGGCTAGGCCGGACACAGACGCTGAGACGAGGGGCCCTCACATGGTACCTGGATGGGGCACACACCACCAACAGTATTCAGGCAGGGGTGCGGTGGTTCCGCCGGGCAGTGCTCAACCAAGAGAAGCCTAACAA TGGCCCCGAGGTTCGAGTTTTGCTCTTCAATGCCACAGGAGAACGAGACACAGCAGCTCTGCTGAAGCTGCTGCAG CCTTGCCAGTTTGACTATGCAGTCTTCTGCCCCAACCTGACTGAGATATCTCCTGTAGGGAATGCAG ACCAGCAGAACTTTACAGTCACCCTGGACCACATGCTGACACGATGTTTAGAGAACCAGAAACACTGGAACCGACTGGCAGAGGAGAAGGCAGGCCTAGATCCCTGGCTGGCCCAGACCTCCGAATCGAGCAGCGGCCCCCTGCACGGACCTCTCCTCCTGGTGCCTCCAGCTCCCCGACCCCTCAACACCAGCTCCCTGGTCTTCAGCTGCATCTCCCATGCCCTGCAGTGGATCAGCCAGGGCAGGGATCCCCACTTCCAGCCCTCCAGCCTTCCCCGGGGGCTTCACTCCCACCCTGTGGCCAGCACTGGGGCTGTCCTCCTCAAGGAAGCCTCCTCCATCCAGGTGCTGGTCACAGGCAGCCTTCACCTGGTGGGCGGTGTCTTAAAGCTCCTGGATCCCTCCTTGTCCCAGTGA
- the FPGS gene encoding folylpolyglutamate synthase, mitochondrial isoform X2, whose protein sequence is MRALRRLSPASSLDLKGLKLWCKASMICPSISTYLSWDEHAAFEDAVRALNTLQTNASYLEQAKQERGDLQVQLETMKHYLSRSGLQLEDLDQLKIIHVTGTKGKGSTCAFTERILRGYGLKTGFYSSPHLVQVRERIRINGEPISPELFTKYFWRLYNQLEETKDGSCSSMPPYFRFLTILAFHVFLQEKVDLAVVEVGIGGAYDCTNIIRKPVVCGISSLGIDHTNILGDTIEKIAWQKGGIFKPGVPAFTVSQPDSPLEVLKECAQQLPCPLYLCPPLDAFEEEEQPLHLGLAGDHQRSNAALALQLARCWLQQQGHKGIGELKTVSLTSRRALPLAPVFYPTRPMKQGLQDTEWLGRTQTLRRGALTWYLDGAHTTNSIQAGVRWFRRAVLNQEKPNNGPEVRVLLFNATGERDTAALLKLLQPCQFDYAVFCPNLTEISPVGNADQQNFTVTLDHMLTRCLENQKHWNRLAEEKAGLDPWLAQTSESSSGPLHGPLLLVPPAPRPLNTSSLVFSCISHALQWISQGRDPHFQPSSLPRGLHSHPVASTGAVLLKEASSIQVLVTGSLHLVGGVLKLLDPSLSQ, encoded by the exons GATGCTGTGCGAGCCCTCAACACCCTTCAAACCAACGCTAGCTATCTTGAACAGGCCAAGCAAGAACGAGGAGACCTACAAGTCCAGCTAGAAACCATGAAGCATTATTTAAGCCGAAGTGGGCTGCAG CTAGAGGACTTGGATCAACTGAAGATCATCCATGTAACAGGGACTAAAGGGAAG GGATCCACTTGTGCCTTCACGGAACGCATTCTCCGTGGCTATGGTCTGAAAACTGGATTCTACAG CTCTCCTCACCTGGTGCAGGTTCGGGAGCGAATCCGTATTAATGGTGAACCCATCAGCCCTGAGCTCTTCACCAAATATTTCTGGCGGCTCTACAATCAGCTTGAGGAGACTAAG GATGGCAGTTGTTCCAGCATGCCCCCTTACTTCCGCTTCCTTACCATCCTGGCTTTCCACGTGTTCCTCCAAGAAAAG GTGGACCTAGCAGTGGTGGAAGTGGGCATCGGTGGTGCTTATGACTGTACCAACATTATCAG GAAGCCAGTGGTCTGTGGTATATCATCTCTGGGCATAGACCATACCAACATCCTGGGTGACACTATTGAGAAGATTGCATGGCAAAAAGGGGGCATTTTTAAG CCTGGAGTTCCAGCTTTCACTGTGTCCCAGCCAGACTCCCCCCTGGAGGTACTGAAGGAGTGTGCTCAACAGCTCCCG TGTCCGCTATACCTGTGTCCCCCACTGGATGCCTTTGAGGAAGAAGAGCAGCCGCTGCACCTGGGTTTGGCAGGTGATCACCAGCGGAGCAACGCTGCTCTGGCTCTGCAGCTGGCACGATGCTGGCTCCAACAACAGGGCCACAAGG GTATTGGGGAGCTGAAGACAGTCAGTCTGACCTCTCGGAGAGCCCTGCCCCTGGCTCCTGTGTTCTATCCCACCCGACCCATGAAGCAAG GACTGCAGGACACAGAATGGCTAGGCCGGACACAGACGCTGAGACGAGGGGCCCTCACATGGTACCTGGATGGGGCACACACCACCAACAGTATTCAGGCAGGGGTGCGGTGGTTCCGCCGGGCAGTGCTCAACCAAGAGAAGCCTAACAA TGGCCCCGAGGTTCGAGTTTTGCTCTTCAATGCCACAGGAGAACGAGACACAGCAGCTCTGCTGAAGCTGCTGCAG CCTTGCCAGTTTGACTATGCAGTCTTCTGCCCCAACCTGACTGAGATATCTCCTGTAGGGAATGCAG ACCAGCAGAACTTTACAGTCACCCTGGACCACATGCTGACACGATGTTTAGAGAACCAGAAACACTGGAACCGACTGGCAGAGGAGAAGGCAGGCCTAGATCCCTGGCTGGCCCAGACCTCCGAATCGAGCAGCGGCCCCCTGCACGGACCTCTCCTCCTGGTGCCTCCAGCTCCCCGACCCCTCAACACCAGCTCCCTGGTCTTCAGCTGCATCTCCCATGCCCTGCAGTGGATCAGCCAGGGCAGGGATCCCCACTTCCAGCCCTCCAGCCTTCCCCGGGGGCTTCACTCCCACCCTGTGGCCAGCACTGGGGCTGTCCTCCTCAAGGAAGCCTCCTCCATCCAGGTGCTGGTCACAGGCAGCCTTCACCTGGTGGGCGGTGTCTTAAAGCTCCTGGATCCCTCCTTGTCCCAGTGA
- the FPGS gene encoding folylpolyglutamate synthase, mitochondrial isoform X5, translating into MRGATHQDAVRALNTLQTNASYLEQAKQERGDLQVQLETMKHYLSRSGLQLEDLDQLKIIHVTGTKGKGSTCAFTERILRGYGLKTGFYSSPHLVQVRERIRINGEPISPELFTKYFWRLYNQLEETKDGSCSSMPPYFRFLTILAFHVFLQEKVDLAVVEVGIGGAYDCTNIIRKPVVCGISSLGIDHTNILGDTIEKIAWQKGGIFKPGVPAFTVSQPDSPLEVLKECAQQLPCPLYLCPPLDAFEEEEQPLHLGLAGDHQRSNAALALQLARCWLQQQGHKGIGELKTVSLTSRRALPLAPVFYPTRPMKQGLQDTEWLGRTQTLRRGALTWYLDGAHTTNSIQAGVRWFRRAVLNQEKPNNGPEVRVLLFNATGERDTAALLKLLQPCQFDYAVFCPNLTEISPVGNADQQNFTVTLDHMLTRCLENQKHWNRLAEEKAGLDPWLAQTSESSSGPLHGPLLLVPPAPRPLNTSSLVFSCISHALQWISQGRDPHFQPSSLPRGLHSHPVASTGAVLLKEASSIQVLVTGSLHLVGGVLKLLDPSLSQ; encoded by the exons GATGCTGTGCGAGCCCTCAACACCCTTCAAACCAACGCTAGCTATCTTGAACAGGCCAAGCAAGAACGAGGAGACCTACAAGTCCAGCTAGAAACCATGAAGCATTATTTAAGCCGAAGTGGGCTGCAG CTAGAGGACTTGGATCAACTGAAGATCATCCATGTAACAGGGACTAAAGGGAAG GGATCCACTTGTGCCTTCACGGAACGCATTCTCCGTGGCTATGGTCTGAAAACTGGATTCTACAG CTCTCCTCACCTGGTGCAGGTTCGGGAGCGAATCCGTATTAATGGTGAACCCATCAGCCCTGAGCTCTTCACCAAATATTTCTGGCGGCTCTACAATCAGCTTGAGGAGACTAAG GATGGCAGTTGTTCCAGCATGCCCCCTTACTTCCGCTTCCTTACCATCCTGGCTTTCCACGTGTTCCTCCAAGAAAAG GTGGACCTAGCAGTGGTGGAAGTGGGCATCGGTGGTGCTTATGACTGTACCAACATTATCAG GAAGCCAGTGGTCTGTGGTATATCATCTCTGGGCATAGACCATACCAACATCCTGGGTGACACTATTGAGAAGATTGCATGGCAAAAAGGGGGCATTTTTAAG CCTGGAGTTCCAGCTTTCACTGTGTCCCAGCCAGACTCCCCCCTGGAGGTACTGAAGGAGTGTGCTCAACAGCTCCCG TGTCCGCTATACCTGTGTCCCCCACTGGATGCCTTTGAGGAAGAAGAGCAGCCGCTGCACCTGGGTTTGGCAGGTGATCACCAGCGGAGCAACGCTGCTCTGGCTCTGCAGCTGGCACGATGCTGGCTCCAACAACAGGGCCACAAGG GTATTGGGGAGCTGAAGACAGTCAGTCTGACCTCTCGGAGAGCCCTGCCCCTGGCTCCTGTGTTCTATCCCACCCGACCCATGAAGCAAG GACTGCAGGACACAGAATGGCTAGGCCGGACACAGACGCTGAGACGAGGGGCCCTCACATGGTACCTGGATGGGGCACACACCACCAACAGTATTCAGGCAGGGGTGCGGTGGTTCCGCCGGGCAGTGCTCAACCAAGAGAAGCCTAACAA TGGCCCCGAGGTTCGAGTTTTGCTCTTCAATGCCACAGGAGAACGAGACACAGCAGCTCTGCTGAAGCTGCTGCAG CCTTGCCAGTTTGACTATGCAGTCTTCTGCCCCAACCTGACTGAGATATCTCCTGTAGGGAATGCAG ACCAGCAGAACTTTACAGTCACCCTGGACCACATGCTGACACGATGTTTAGAGAACCAGAAACACTGGAACCGACTGGCAGAGGAGAAGGCAGGCCTAGATCCCTGGCTGGCCCAGACCTCCGAATCGAGCAGCGGCCCCCTGCACGGACCTCTCCTCCTGGTGCCTCCAGCTCCCCGACCCCTCAACACCAGCTCCCTGGTCTTCAGCTGCATCTCCCATGCCCTGCAGTGGATCAGCCAGGGCAGGGATCCCCACTTCCAGCCCTCCAGCCTTCCCCGGGGGCTTCACTCCCACCCTGTGGCCAGCACTGGGGCTGTCCTCCTCAAGGAAGCCTCCTCCATCCAGGTGCTGGTCACAGGCAGCCTTCACCTGGTGGGCGGTGTCTTAAAGCTCCTGGATCCCTCCTTGTCCCAGTGA
- the FPGS gene encoding folylpolyglutamate synthase, mitochondrial isoform X6, with protein sequence MKHYLSRSGLQLEDLDQLKIIHVTGTKGKGSTCAFTERILRGYGLKTGFYSSPHLVQVRERIRINGEPISPELFTKYFWRLYNQLEETKDGSCSSMPPYFRFLTILAFHVFLQEKVDLAVVEVGIGGAYDCTNIIRKPVVCGISSLGIDHTNILGDTIEKIAWQKGGIFKPGVPAFTVSQPDSPLEVLKECAQQLPCPLYLCPPLDAFEEEEQPLHLGLAGDHQRSNAALALQLARCWLQQQGHKGIGELKTVSLTSRRALPLAPVFYPTRPMKQGLQDTEWLGRTQTLRRGALTWYLDGAHTTNSIQAGVRWFRRAVLNQEKPNNGPEVRVLLFNATGERDTAALLKLLQPCQFDYAVFCPNLTEISPVGNADQQNFTVTLDHMLTRCLENQKHWNRLAEEKAGLDPWLAQTSESSSGPLHGPLLLVPPAPRPLNTSSLVFSCISHALQWISQGRDPHFQPSSLPRGLHSHPVASTGAVLLKEASSIQVLVTGSLHLVGGVLKLLDPSLSQ encoded by the exons ATGAAGCATTATTTAAGCCGAAGTGGGCTGCAG CTAGAGGACTTGGATCAACTGAAGATCATCCATGTAACAGGGACTAAAGGGAAG GGATCCACTTGTGCCTTCACGGAACGCATTCTCCGTGGCTATGGTCTGAAAACTGGATTCTACAG CTCTCCTCACCTGGTGCAGGTTCGGGAGCGAATCCGTATTAATGGTGAACCCATCAGCCCTGAGCTCTTCACCAAATATTTCTGGCGGCTCTACAATCAGCTTGAGGAGACTAAG GATGGCAGTTGTTCCAGCATGCCCCCTTACTTCCGCTTCCTTACCATCCTGGCTTTCCACGTGTTCCTCCAAGAAAAG GTGGACCTAGCAGTGGTGGAAGTGGGCATCGGTGGTGCTTATGACTGTACCAACATTATCAG GAAGCCAGTGGTCTGTGGTATATCATCTCTGGGCATAGACCATACCAACATCCTGGGTGACACTATTGAGAAGATTGCATGGCAAAAAGGGGGCATTTTTAAG CCTGGAGTTCCAGCTTTCACTGTGTCCCAGCCAGACTCCCCCCTGGAGGTACTGAAGGAGTGTGCTCAACAGCTCCCG TGTCCGCTATACCTGTGTCCCCCACTGGATGCCTTTGAGGAAGAAGAGCAGCCGCTGCACCTGGGTTTGGCAGGTGATCACCAGCGGAGCAACGCTGCTCTGGCTCTGCAGCTGGCACGATGCTGGCTCCAACAACAGGGCCACAAGG GTATTGGGGAGCTGAAGACAGTCAGTCTGACCTCTCGGAGAGCCCTGCCCCTGGCTCCTGTGTTCTATCCCACCCGACCCATGAAGCAAG GACTGCAGGACACAGAATGGCTAGGCCGGACACAGACGCTGAGACGAGGGGCCCTCACATGGTACCTGGATGGGGCACACACCACCAACAGTATTCAGGCAGGGGTGCGGTGGTTCCGCCGGGCAGTGCTCAACCAAGAGAAGCCTAACAA TGGCCCCGAGGTTCGAGTTTTGCTCTTCAATGCCACAGGAGAACGAGACACAGCAGCTCTGCTGAAGCTGCTGCAG CCTTGCCAGTTTGACTATGCAGTCTTCTGCCCCAACCTGACTGAGATATCTCCTGTAGGGAATGCAG ACCAGCAGAACTTTACAGTCACCCTGGACCACATGCTGACACGATGTTTAGAGAACCAGAAACACTGGAACCGACTGGCAGAGGAGAAGGCAGGCCTAGATCCCTGGCTGGCCCAGACCTCCGAATCGAGCAGCGGCCCCCTGCACGGACCTCTCCTCCTGGTGCCTCCAGCTCCCCGACCCCTCAACACCAGCTCCCTGGTCTTCAGCTGCATCTCCCATGCCCTGCAGTGGATCAGCCAGGGCAGGGATCCCCACTTCCAGCCCTCCAGCCTTCCCCGGGGGCTTCACTCCCACCCTGTGGCCAGCACTGGGGCTGTCCTCCTCAAGGAAGCCTCCTCCATCCAGGTGCTGGTCACAGGCAGCCTTCACCTGGTGGGCGGTGTCTTAAAGCTCCTGGATCCCTCCTTGTCCCAGTGA